In a genomic window of Gemmatimonadaceae bacterium:
- a CDS encoding amidohydrolase family protein, which produces MSFVSFVSFVSVFPLLAPLVLALTILVAEPASGQGAGPPVHGKRATRLVIRNATIADGNGTPASGPADVVVEGNRITGVVFLDPVAVRTGVARRPAAGDAEIDATGKFLLPGLINAHAHVQEERGGIPQPLQYELNLWLASGITTVREVGADNTQSIIDLRGRSARGEVASPRIFVYGRFAAAPAPRSVDDARQRVRDLKKMGVDGIKLVGTDRDIMTAMQDEARKLGLRIAHHVGVEETTAWDDIRLGTTSIEHWYGIPDAAIKDRIQNFPSSYNYRNEVDRFRYAGRLWREADSAKLMQVLDSMVAARVAWVPTLDIYEASRDLQRARTQPWFADYLHPTLEQFFKPDLASHGSYFIGWTSTDETFWKENYRIWMNALREFERRGGLIGIGDDAGFIYQLYGFGLIRELELHQEAGFHPIKIIQHATGNNARILGEESRLGRVRVGYLADLIVVNGNPLENLKVLYATGVEETRDGTAVHTGGVEWTIKDGIPYNGPRLMSEVKEMVRQARAAKR; this is translated from the coding sequence GTGTCCTTCGTGTCCTTCGTGTCCTTCGTGTCCGTTTTCCCGTTATTGGCACCTTTGGTTTTGGCGCTGACGATTCTCGTCGCCGAGCCGGCGTCCGGCCAGGGCGCGGGCCCTCCTGTGCATGGAAAGCGCGCGACGCGGCTCGTCATCCGCAACGCAACCATCGCCGATGGGAACGGAACGCCGGCGTCGGGTCCCGCTGACGTCGTAGTAGAAGGCAACCGCATCACCGGTGTTGTATTCCTCGATCCGGTCGCCGTCAGAACCGGCGTTGCGAGGCGGCCCGCGGCTGGTGATGCCGAGATAGACGCAACGGGAAAGTTTTTGCTTCCCGGTCTCATCAACGCGCACGCGCATGTACAGGAGGAGCGCGGCGGAATTCCGCAGCCACTGCAGTACGAACTAAACCTGTGGCTCGCCTCGGGTATCACGACTGTTCGCGAAGTCGGCGCGGACAATACGCAGTCAATCATTGACCTCCGCGGACGCAGCGCGCGAGGTGAAGTAGCGAGCCCGAGGATTTTCGTCTACGGCCGCTTCGCCGCAGCGCCGGCGCCGAGGAGCGTGGACGATGCGAGGCAGCGTGTCCGTGATCTCAAAAAGATGGGTGTTGACGGCATCAAGCTCGTAGGCACCGATCGGGACATCATGACGGCGATGCAGGATGAGGCACGCAAGCTGGGGCTTCGCATCGCCCATCATGTCGGCGTCGAAGAGACCACCGCCTGGGACGACATCCGCCTCGGCACGACGAGCATCGAGCACTGGTACGGGATTCCCGATGCCGCAATCAAGGATCGCATTCAGAATTTTCCGTCGAGCTACAATTATCGGAACGAGGTCGACCGCTTTCGATATGCTGGCCGTCTCTGGCGTGAGGCCGATTCAGCGAAGCTGATGCAGGTTCTGGATTCGATGGTCGCGGCGCGCGTAGCCTGGGTTCCGACGCTCGACATCTATGAGGCCAGCCGTGATCTCCAGCGAGCGCGCACTCAGCCGTGGTTCGCCGACTATCTCCACCCGACGCTCGAGCAATTCTTCAAGCCTGACCTGGCTAGCCACGGATCCTATTTCATCGGGTGGACTTCAACCGATGAGACATTCTGGAAGGAGAACTACCGTATCTGGATGAACGCACTTCGCGAGTTCGAGCGGCGCGGAGGACTGATCGGCATCGGCGACGATGCGGGGTTTATTTATCAGCTTTACGGGTTTGGTCTGATTCGCGAGCTGGAGCTGCACCAGGAAGCCGGCTTCCACCCGATCAAGATCATCCAGCACGCAACGGGCAACAATGCAAGGATCCTCGGTGAAGAAAGCCGGCTCGGGCGGGTGAGAGTCGGCTATCTCGCCGATCTGATCGTCGTCAACGGCAACCCGCTGGAGAATCTCAAGGTGTTGTATGCTACCGGAGTCGAGGAGACGAGGGACGGGACAGCCGTGCATACCGGCGGCGTCGAATGGACGATAAAGGATGGGATCCCATATAATGGCCCGAGGCTGATGTCCGAGGTGAAGGAGATGGTGCGGCAGGCGCGAGCGGCGAAACGCTAG